A single genomic interval of Lentimicrobium saccharophilum harbors:
- a CDS encoding NADH-quinone oxidoreductase subunit NuoE family protein produces the protein MLTTEALVKELVEKNGRTRNSLMPVLQGIVQQEHFLSEEALLCVARELDLAAADVYGTASFYTFLDTVPRGKNIIRVCKTITCHMKGKDEIINTLSNALKIKVGETTHDKKFTLLTANCLGWCHKGPVMLINDEVYPELTPQKALEIVEEYAKSTH, from the coding sequence ATGTTAACAACAGAAGCACTCGTAAAAGAGCTGGTTGAAAAAAACGGCAGAACCCGAAACAGCCTGATGCCGGTATTGCAGGGCATCGTGCAACAGGAACACTTCCTGTCGGAAGAAGCTTTACTGTGCGTTGCCAGGGAACTCGATCTTGCAGCAGCAGATGTATACGGTACAGCCTCTTTTTACACGTTTCTCGACACTGTGCCGAGGGGAAAAAACATTATCAGGGTTTGCAAGACCATCACCTGCCACATGAAAGGCAAGGATGAAATCATCAACACACTGAGCAACGCACTTAAAATCAAGGTAGGTGAAACAACCCATGACAAGAAATTTACACTTTTGACCGCCAATTGCCTGGGATGGTGTCACAAGGGACCAGTTATGCTGATCAACGATGAGGTTTATCCTGAACTTACGCCTCAGAAGGCTCTTGAAATTGTTGAAGAGTACGCCAAAAGCACTCACTAA
- a CDS encoding NADH-ubiquinone oxidoreductase-F iron-sulfur binding region domain-containing protein — protein sequence MENNLKKVDIIFEVDDKCTPLEVLDKTLKRSADDIILDLIDSGLKGRGGAGFPTGLKWKFTRNESGDVKYVICNADEGEPGTFKDREILDRVPEKIFAGMTICGYVIGAKEGYIYLRGEYNFLLKNLLKKLEDFNNALKKRNIDFRIYFKSGSGAYVCGEESALFESMEGKRGEPRNKPPYPTVAGYNSKPTVINNVETLVYTTMICHMGPEKFKALGTSDSRGSKVFSVSGDTPIPGIYELELGMPLHEFVNEFGDGDTKAVQVGGASGHCVPRKKFNDTIIGFEGIPTGGSMMIFNSSRSMYNVLHDYLEFFTEESCGQCTPCRVGCQQLLKGIEAVKRGERPPAYLDDLKKLTGTMKIAAKCGLGQSVGNPFNSIIDNFREEIIY from the coding sequence ATGGAAAACAATCTTAAAAAAGTTGATATAATATTCGAGGTCGACGACAAATGCACTCCGCTCGAAGTACTTGATAAAACGCTTAAAAGATCAGCAGATGATATTATCCTGGATCTGATCGACAGCGGTCTTAAAGGTCGTGGAGGCGCCGGATTTCCAACCGGACTCAAATGGAAATTCACCAGGAATGAATCAGGTGATGTAAAATATGTTATTTGCAATGCCGATGAGGGAGAACCGGGAACATTTAAAGACCGCGAGATCCTCGACCGCGTACCGGAAAAGATTTTCGCCGGTATGACTATCTGCGGCTATGTTATAGGGGCCAAGGAAGGTTACATCTACCTCAGGGGAGAATATAACTTCCTGTTGAAGAACCTGTTGAAGAAACTTGAGGACTTCAACAATGCGTTGAAAAAACGCAACATAGATTTCAGGATCTATTTCAAGTCCGGCTCGGGCGCATATGTTTGCGGAGAAGAAAGTGCGTTGTTCGAATCCATGGAAGGGAAGCGCGGCGAGCCCCGCAACAAGCCCCCCTACCCGACCGTTGCAGGTTACAACAGCAAACCTACCGTCATCAACAACGTAGAAACCCTTGTTTATACCACGATGATCTGCCACATGGGTCCTGAAAAATTCAAGGCCCTGGGAACCAGCGACTCCAGAGGGTCAAAAGTATTTTCCGTTTCAGGTGACACGCCGATTCCGGGAATCTACGAGCTGGAACTTGGCATGCCCCTGCATGAATTTGTGAATGAATTCGGTGATGGCGATACCAAAGCTGTTCAGGTAGGAGGCGCATCCGGTCACTGTGTACCTAGGAAGAAGTTCAATGATACAATCATTGGTTTCGAAGGGATACCCACCGGAGGCTCCATGATGATTTTCAACAGTTCACGTTCAATGTATAACGTTCTTCATGATTACCTGGAATTCTTCACCGAAGAGTCATGCGGGCAATGTACCCCCTGCCGGGTTGGTTGCCAGCAACTGCTTAAGGGAATAGAAGCGGTAAAACGTGGGGAACGCCCGCCTGCTTACCTCGATGACCTGAAAAAGCTGACAGGGACCATGAAAATCGCTGCGAAATGCGGTCTTGGTCAATCGGTTGGCAATCCCTTCAATTCGATTATTGACAATTTCAGGGAAGAGATTATTTACTAA
- a CDS encoding NADH-dependent [FeFe] hydrogenase, group A6 yields the protein MSKYLVNLKINNMPIAVEEGTTILEAAKKLNFRIPTLCNHPDLTVAGNCRVCVVEVKGARLLAAACATPVSEGMEVFTNSEKVRVSRKHIVELLLSEHNADCTKCFKNGHCELQDLASEYRIGDHVFLDLVKPESLIQDISSPSIVKDDSKCIRCQRCVRTCAELQGVSALAVVNKGDHQKISTFLNKPMHEVVCTNCGQCINRCPTGALTERNYIEEVWNAIYDPSKFVVVQTAPATRIALGEDLGIPVGERVTGKMVASLKKLGFNKVLDTDFTADLTIMEEGTELLTRLKRALVDKDEKVVLPMMTSCSPGWIKFQEHMYSDMLDNLSTCKSPQQMFGAVAKTYYADKINIKAQDMVVVSIMPCVAKKFECERPEMRDSGYQDVDYVLTTRELAMMIKQAGIDFNKLEDEHYDSILGESSGAAVIFGATGGVMEAALRTAYEIVTGREVPFTNLNIQPVRGMEGIKDATIKIKNVKPEWSFLEGVDLHVAIAHGLANARQLMEKVRKGEAAYHFIEVMGCPGGCLGGGGQPIPTSPEIRKKRSEAIYQEDEDMPIRKSHENPEIVEIYKEFLGEPLSHKSHDLLHTHYKPRKRY from the coding sequence ATGAGCAAATACCTTGTTAACCTTAAGATAAACAACATGCCCATAGCGGTGGAAGAGGGCACAACCATTCTTGAGGCAGCTAAAAAGCTGAATTTCAGAATCCCCACCTTATGTAATCATCCTGACCTTACTGTCGCCGGCAACTGCCGCGTTTGTGTGGTTGAAGTCAAGGGCGCCAGATTGCTGGCTGCCGCTTGTGCCACACCGGTTTCCGAAGGCATGGAAGTATTTACCAACAGTGAGAAAGTAAGGGTTTCACGGAAACACATCGTTGAACTCCTGCTTTCAGAACACAATGCAGATTGCACCAAATGTTTTAAAAACGGGCATTGCGAACTGCAGGACCTGGCCAGCGAATACCGTATAGGCGATCACGTATTTCTCGATCTCGTAAAACCGGAGAGTCTGATTCAGGATATTTCATCTCCCTCCATCGTAAAAGATGACAGCAAATGCATCCGCTGCCAGCGCTGTGTCAGAACCTGCGCCGAACTGCAGGGTGTAAGTGCACTTGCGGTAGTGAATAAGGGAGATCACCAGAAAATATCGACCTTCCTGAACAAACCGATGCACGAGGTGGTATGTACCAACTGCGGTCAATGTATCAACAGATGCCCGACAGGCGCACTTACAGAACGCAATTACATTGAAGAAGTCTGGAATGCCATCTACGATCCCTCAAAATTTGTGGTGGTTCAGACAGCCCCTGCTACCCGCATCGCCCTTGGAGAAGACCTCGGCATCCCGGTTGGTGAAAGAGTAACCGGCAAGATGGTTGCATCACTCAAGAAACTAGGTTTCAATAAAGTGCTGGATACCGATTTTACCGCCGACCTCACCATTATGGAAGAGGGAACCGAACTGCTTACCCGCCTGAAACGCGCACTGGTCGATAAAGACGAGAAAGTTGTCCTGCCTATGATGACTTCCTGTTCCCCAGGATGGATCAAATTCCAGGAGCACATGTATTCGGACATGCTCGACAACCTGTCTACCTGCAAATCGCCGCAACAAATGTTCGGTGCAGTTGCCAAAACCTACTATGCCGATAAGATCAATATTAAAGCACAGGATATGGTTGTTGTCTCGATCATGCCCTGCGTAGCCAAAAAGTTTGAATGCGAAAGACCGGAAATGCGCGACAGCGGATATCAGGATGTTGATTATGTATTGACTACCAGGGAACTTGCGATGATGATCAAACAGGCAGGTATTGATTTCAACAAGCTGGAAGATGAGCATTACGACAGTATCCTGGGAGAATCATCCGGAGCTGCTGTTATCTTCGGCGCTACCGGCGGTGTAATGGAAGCAGCTTTGCGAACTGCCTATGAAATTGTTACCGGACGTGAAGTTCCGTTCACTAATCTGAACATTCAACCGGTCCGCGGTATGGAAGGCATCAAGGATGCCACCATCAAGATCAAGAATGTAAAACCCGAATGGAGCTTCCTTGAAGGGGTTGACCTTCACGTTGCAATCGCGCACGGACTTGCGAATGCAAGACAACTGATGGAAAAAGTGAGAAAAGGGGAAGCAGCCTATCACTTTATTGAAGTGATGGGATGTCCCGGCGGTTGTCTGGGCGGCGGAGGCCAACCCATTCCCACGTCACCTGAAATCCGCAAGAAACGCTCTGAAGCAATTTACCAGGAAGATGAAGATATGCCTATCCGCAAGTCTCATGAGAATCCTGAAATTGTGGAAATCTACAAGGAATTCCTTGGCGAACCTCTGAGTCATAAATCTCATGACTTGTTGCACACACACTATAAACCAAGGAAGAGATACTAA
- a CDS encoding ATP-binding protein encodes MHFEFHVEGGNFSKAGSASSQLKKILKQLNVDPRVIKRVVVALYEAEVNIVAHAYQGTIYINIDTEKIEIRLIDEGPGIEDIELAMQQGYSTASPEVREMGFGAGMGLPNIKNNSDRMSVTSQVGKGTTVEIITFLNN; translated from the coding sequence ATGCATTTCGAGTTTCATGTAGAGGGAGGTAACTTTTCCAAAGCGGGATCGGCATCCAGCCAGTTGAAGAAAATTCTGAAACAGCTGAATGTTGATCCAAGGGTCATTAAAAGGGTGGTAGTCGCCCTTTATGAGGCTGAAGTAAACATTGTGGCCCATGCTTACCAGGGAACTATTTACATTAACATCGACACAGAAAAGATCGAAATCAGACTGATTGACGAAGGACCGGGGATAGAGGACATAGAACTTGCCATGCAGCAGGGCTATTCAACTGCCTCGCCTGAAGTGCGTGAAATGGGTTTTGGGGCCGGTATGGGCCTTCCGAACATTAAAAACAACAGCGACCGGATGTCAGTTACCTCACAGGTTGGAAAAGGCACCACTGTTGAAATTATTACATTTCTGAACAACTAA
- a CDS encoding [Fe-Fe] hydrogenase large subunit C-terminal domain-containing protein codes for MESAIFHHALKIREDLCIGCSHCMNVCPTEAIRVKNGKSYLIENRCVDCGECFRVCPVSAIIIDHDDFNYIFDYKYRVALVPSVFTGQFPEDISLRQIHSVLLELGFTHVYEVENGVEILTEAINTFAGKVSDKKPLISSFCPAIVRLIQVKFPALADHIMLLKPPLDVSALHIRHEFEKQGIPLEETGIFYVTPCAAKIAAIKDPVGEKASPITGVINMDILFSKVFRQVKQRNLQSCALPVGSKLSKKATCWSLTNGEAPYAKGRSLAIDEIHNVIEFLERLENEEVSDIDFLELRACDESCAGGVLTIANRFLTAERLRNHTDEYHPEKDFNHPDAINPIDENRDFLLNNIGIGEIKPRSMMKLDENMAEAMRKMEKVNRIMQLLPMVDCGICGAPSCQALAQDIAQGNATINYCIFIQKILEQKGELSLEESIKIMQDIWGFGKTNKYRDLKGI; via the coding sequence ATGGAATCAGCTATTTTTCACCATGCACTCAAGATCAGGGAAGATCTGTGTATCGGCTGTTCCCATTGTATGAATGTGTGTCCTACTGAAGCGATCAGGGTAAAAAACGGGAAATCATATCTTATTGAGAACCGTTGTGTTGATTGCGGTGAATGCTTCAGGGTTTGCCCTGTAAGTGCCATAATCATTGATCATGATGACTTCAACTACATCTTTGACTACAAATACCGCGTTGCACTTGTTCCATCGGTATTTACCGGTCAGTTCCCTGAAGACATTTCACTGCGCCAGATACACAGTGTACTCCTTGAACTTGGATTTACACACGTTTATGAGGTCGAAAACGGTGTTGAAATCCTTACAGAAGCGATAAACACCTTTGCAGGCAAAGTCTCTGACAAAAAACCATTGATTTCTTCTTTCTGTCCTGCTATTGTGAGGCTTATCCAGGTGAAGTTTCCTGCCCTGGCCGACCACATCATGCTGCTGAAGCCTCCGTTGGATGTATCAGCATTACATATCCGGCATGAATTTGAGAAGCAGGGAATTCCTCTGGAAGAAACCGGCATTTTCTATGTGACGCCATGCGCGGCAAAAATAGCTGCCATCAAAGATCCGGTCGGAGAAAAGGCTTCGCCCATCACGGGTGTAATCAACATGGACATTCTTTTCAGCAAGGTATTCCGCCAGGTAAAGCAACGCAATCTGCAAAGCTGCGCCCTGCCTGTCGGCAGCAAACTGTCAAAAAAAGCTACCTGCTGGTCGCTCACCAATGGTGAAGCCCCCTATGCAAAAGGAAGATCGCTGGCCATTGACGAAATTCACAATGTAATCGAGTTCCTGGAACGGCTCGAAAATGAGGAAGTTTCCGATATCGATTTCCTTGAGCTCAGGGCCTGCGATGAAAGTTGCGCAGGTGGGGTACTTACCATTGCCAATCGTTTTCTGACTGCTGAGCGTTTGAGAAATCACACCGATGAATATCATCCCGAAAAAGATTTTAACCATCCGGATGCGATAAATCCAATAGATGAAAACAGGGATTTTCTCCTGAACAATATCGGCATTGGTGAAATCAAGCCCCGGTCGATGATGAAACTGGATGAAAATATGGCAGAGGCAATGCGGAAAATGGAAAAAGTAAACCGCATCATGCAACTATTGCCAATGGTGGATTGCGGCATCTGCGGAGCTCCCAGTTGCCAGGCGCTTGCCCAGGACATTGCCCAGGGAAATGCAACCATTAATTATTGTATATTTATTCAAAAAATACTTGAACAAAAGGGTGAACTCAGCCTGGAAGAAAGCATCAAAATAATGCAGGACATCTGGGGATTCGGGAAAACCAACAAATACCGGGACCTGAAAGGAATCTGA
- a CDS encoding DRTGG domain-containing protein, with translation MKVREVAEKLGLTVISGAAGLDNEINEGYSSDLLSDVMGSAGSGDIWITLQTHKNVMAIASLKDLAAVILVKGFAPDPDMAEQSDEESIPVLGTSEDTFTINGRLYNLLKQ, from the coding sequence ATGAAAGTGAGAGAAGTTGCGGAAAAACTGGGGCTGACTGTAATCAGTGGTGCTGCCGGACTTGACAATGAGATCAATGAAGGATATTCATCCGACTTGTTAAGCGATGTCATGGGCAGCGCCGGATCAGGCGACATCTGGATTACACTTCAGACCCATAAAAATGTGATGGCAATCGCATCCCTGAAAGACCTTGCAGCCGTAATCCTGGTGAAGGGATTTGCCCCTGATCCTGACATGGCTGAACAGAGCGACGAAGAAAGTATTCCGGTGCTCGGTACCAGCGAGGACACATTTACAATCAACGGCAGATTGTATAATCTGTTAAAACAATGA
- a CDS encoding PHP domain-containing protein → MKEFSADLHIHTVLSTCGSLEMSPRNIVRKALEEKLDIIGITDHNSTRQCREVCREASKAGITVYTGVEVTTKEEVHCLAFFETFDILDAFQEYLNRYLPDIMNHPNLFGYQVVVDEEENICYEEPKLLISAISQSISQVEVAVHQMGGLFIPAHIDRQKFSLTSQLGFVPPDLNADAFELSKNTSIEDFLKKFPYLRGKTFIRNSDAHQPEVIGSIRTRLRMENTGFNEFRKALQAKEGREVVV, encoded by the coding sequence ATGAAGGAATTCAGCGCCGACCTTCACATTCATACTGTACTTTCGACTTGCGGCAGCCTTGAAATGAGCCCGCGAAACATTGTACGGAAGGCCCTGGAAGAAAAACTTGACATCATCGGAATCACTGACCACAATTCCACCCGGCAATGCCGGGAAGTATGCAGAGAGGCATCAAAGGCAGGCATCACTGTATACACCGGAGTTGAGGTAACCACAAAAGAAGAAGTTCACTGCCTGGCGTTCTTTGAAACATTTGACATTCTGGATGCATTTCAGGAATACCTTAACCGTTATTTGCCTGACATCATGAATCATCCTAACCTGTTTGGATACCAGGTTGTTGTTGATGAAGAGGAAAATATATGTTATGAAGAGCCAAAACTGCTGATATCTGCAATTTCGCAAAGCATTAGCCAGGTTGAAGTTGCGGTACACCAAATGGGCGGACTGTTTATTCCCGCTCACATCGACCGGCAGAAGTTCAGCCTTACGAGTCAGCTTGGCTTTGTCCCGCCCGATTTGAATGCAGACGCCTTTGAATTGTCGAAAAACACATCCATTGAAGACTTTCTGAAAAAATTCCCCTATCTGCGCGGAAAAACTTTTATCAGGAACTCTGATGCCCATCAGCCGGAAGTGATCGGGAGTATTCGCACCCGGCTCCGGATGGAAAATACCGGTTTTAATGAATTCCGTAAAGCGCTGCAGGCAAAAGAAGGAAGAGAGGTGGTGGTATGA
- a CDS encoding ATP-binding protein, translated as MMKDFAMHIMDIAQNSVSSGATEIDLLIEESVANDRLMMIIRDNGKGIPADMIGKVTDPFVTSRKTRKVGLGLPLLKQHADSTGGGLAIESGSGKGTTVTATFGLSHLDRQPFGDIAGTVVLLAAANPEIRFIYEHRTPSGMYRFDTAEVNEMLEGMSISEAPVIRFLKEMISENLKEIKISG; from the coding sequence ATGATGAAGGATTTTGCCATGCACATCATGGACATAGCGCAGAACTCAGTTTCTTCCGGTGCTACTGAAATAGATCTGCTGATTGAGGAATCCGTTGCAAATGACCGGCTCATGATGATCATCAGGGACAACGGAAAAGGGATACCTGCCGACATGATCGGAAAAGTGACCGATCCTTTTGTAACCAGTCGTAAAACCCGAAAGGTCGGGCTTGGGCTTCCGTTACTCAAACAACATGCGGATTCCACAGGAGGTGGATTAGCCATAGAATCAGGAAGTGGAAAAGGCACGACGGTAACGGCAACATTCGGCCTTTCGCATCTTGACCGGCAACCCTTCGGCGATATTGCCGGAACCGTTGTTCTGCTGGCAGCTGCAAATCCGGAAATCAGGTTTATTTACGAACACAGAACCCCTTCGGGGATGTACCGTTTTGATACAGCTGAAGTAAATGAAATGCTAGAAGGAATGTCAATATCAGAAGCTCCGGTAATCCGGTTTCTGAAAGAAATGATCAGCGAAAATCTGAAAGAAATAAAGATTTCAGGATAA
- a CDS encoding (2Fe-2S) ferredoxin domain-containing protein has translation MGQVKSLADLRKIKEELQGKMSLREKSNNPESLVQVKVAMATCGIASGAKQVMDFFIEEFDKRNIQAVVTQTGCMGYCFAEPTVEVTLPGKEPVVFGYVDTRKADDIIEKYVKNGELVEGIIPVNYETIEKK, from the coding sequence ATGGGACAAGTAAAATCACTGGCTGACCTGCGGAAGATCAAAGAAGAACTGCAGGGGAAAATGAGCCTCAGGGAGAAGAGCAACAACCCTGAAAGCCTGGTACAGGTGAAGGTTGCCATGGCTACCTGTGGAATTGCTTCAGGAGCCAAACAGGTAATGGATTTCTTTATTGAAGAATTTGACAAGAGAAACATCCAGGCAGTAGTTACCCAAACAGGTTGCATGGGTTATTGTTTTGCAGAACCTACCGTTGAAGTTACCCTTCCGGGAAAAGAACCCGTTGTTTTCGGCTATGTGGATACCAGGAAAGCCGATGATATCATTGAAAAATATGTAAAAAACGGTGAACTCGTTGAGGGTATCATTCCTGTTAATTATGAAACCATTGAAAAGAAATAA
- a CDS encoding NADH-quinone oxidoreductase subunit NuoF, with translation MAKYKMHVLVCGGTGCHASESDTLLDNLKTIVADKGLDNEVQVIATGCFGFCEKGPIVKIMPDNTFYTQVSPADAREIVEEHLIKGRKVNRLLYVDPENKEHISDSKHMGFYKKQLRIALRNCGFIDPENIDEYISRDGYEALAKCLTEMTPQQVIEEMKKSGLRGRGGGGFSTGLKWEITSKSVSDIKYVVCNADEGDPGAFMDRSILEGDPHSVIEAMAICGYCIGASYGLVYIRAEYPLAIDRLKTAINQAREYGLLGNDILGTGFAFDIELRYGAGAFVCGEETALIHSMEGLRGEPTVKPPFPSVSGYYEKPTNVNNVETFANVPVIINKGADWFASIGTEKSKGTKVFALAGKINNVGLIEVPMGTTLREVIYEIGGGIKDGKKFKAVQTGGPSGGCLTEKHLDTPIDYDNLLASGSMMGSGGMIVMDEDDCMVSMAKFYLDFTVEESCGKCSPCRIGNKRLYEILDKITQGKGTRDDIDSLRNLSYVIKDTALCGLGQTSPNPVLSTIDNFWDEYIEHVTDKKCRSGQCKALLQYYIDPENCVGCTACARNCPVNAISGERKGIHVIDQATCIKCGACLEKCKFNAVFIK, from the coding sequence ATGGCAAAATATAAAATGCATGTTTTGGTCTGCGGTGGCACAGGGTGTCATGCTTCGGAAAGCGACACGCTGCTCGATAACCTGAAAACCATTGTTGCCGATAAAGGTCTTGACAATGAGGTTCAGGTGATTGCGACAGGATGTTTCGGCTTTTGCGAGAAAGGTCCCATCGTAAAAATCATGCCCGACAACACATTCTACACCCAGGTGAGTCCTGCAGATGCACGGGAGATTGTAGAAGAACATCTGATCAAGGGGCGTAAGGTGAACCGCCTGCTCTATGTTGACCCCGAAAACAAGGAGCATATTTCTGATTCCAAACACATGGGCTTCTATAAGAAGCAGCTCAGGATCGCCCTGCGCAACTGCGGTTTTATAGATCCGGAAAATATTGATGAATACATTTCACGTGACGGCTATGAGGCCCTGGCCAAATGTCTGACCGAAATGACTCCGCAGCAGGTAATTGAGGAGATGAAGAAGTCGGGTTTGCGTGGACGCGGAGGCGGAGGTTTCTCCACGGGCCTGAAATGGGAAATCACCAGCAAATCAGTATCAGATATAAAATACGTTGTATGCAATGCCGATGAAGGAGACCCGGGCGCATTCATGGACCGTTCCATTCTGGAAGGTGACCCCCACTCCGTTATTGAGGCAATGGCCATCTGCGGCTATTGTATCGGTGCATCATACGGACTGGTATACATCCGGGCTGAATACCCGCTAGCCATCGACCGCCTGAAAACAGCCATTAACCAGGCAAGGGAATATGGACTTCTTGGAAATGATATCCTTGGCACCGGCTTTGCCTTTGACATTGAACTTCGTTATGGCGCCGGCGCTTTTGTCTGCGGCGAAGAAACTGCACTGATCCATTCAATGGAGGGACTCAGGGGCGAGCCCACCGTTAAGCCTCCGTTTCCATCTGTTTCAGGATATTATGAAAAACCGACTAACGTCAACAACGTTGAAACATTTGCCAACGTGCCCGTTATCATCAACAAAGGTGCAGACTGGTTTGCAAGCATCGGAACCGAGAAATCAAAGGGCACCAAGGTATTCGCCCTTGCCGGAAAGATCAACAATGTGGGACTGATAGAAGTTCCCATGGGCACCACTCTTCGCGAAGTAATCTATGAGATTGGCGGCGGTATCAAAGACGGCAAAAAATTCAAGGCTGTTCAAACCGGAGGACCATCAGGCGGATGCCTTACCGAGAAACACCTTGACACCCCAATTGATTATGACAACCTGCTCGCCAGCGGCTCAATGATGGGCTCCGGTGGTATGATTGTGATGGATGAGGACGACTGCATGGTTTCTATGGCGAAGTTCTACCTTGACTTCACTGTTGAAGAATCATGCGGAAAATGTTCACCCTGCCGGATTGGTAACAAGAGGCTTTATGAAATTCTCGATAAAATCACTCAGGGGAAAGGGACCCGCGATGACATCGACAGCCTAAGGAATCTCAGCTATGTGATCAAAGACACTGCGCTCTGTGGGCTGGGACAGACCTCTCCCAACCCGGTACTTTCCACCATCGACAATTTCTGGGATGAATATATTGAACATGTTACTGACAAGAAATGTCGTTCGGGCCAATGCAAAGCCTTGTTACAATATTACATTGATCCGGAAAATTGCGTTGGTTGTACAGCATGCGCCCGTAATTGCCCCGTCAATGCAATTTCAGGCGAGCGGAAAGGCATTCATGTAATTGACCAGGCTACCTGTATCAAATGCGGCGCTTGTCTTGAAAAGTGCAAATTCAATGCTGTGTTTATCAAATAA